One Eurosta solidaginis isolate ZX-2024a chromosome 1, ASM4086904v1, whole genome shotgun sequence genomic window, GATAATGCTCATATTTGTATGTCAACACGAGCGTTCCATAGAAAACCATAAATTTTGGACGCTCAGTAATTTTCACTGCCTatcaatcccatcgaccatgcaatgaaataaataaaatcagctgatgagatgagccaaccatataattgagccatggagagaacttaaaattaatatacaaaaaaatggtTTCCAAATAGCATTAAAAACGATATACGCAAAAATGAGTCGTTTGAAAGCGTTTACGTTTGGACTCATTCTACATCTTTATCAGGTTAAGTTCCAAAAGTTGCAATTGAAGGGCAGAAAATCACAATTGAGGATTTGAATGCAAAAAGTGATCTTTTTTGAAAATAACGTATTTGAGATTTTTGTGTTTAAAACATTTGAGGTGATATaggatttttgttgttgtagtatttgaaacatttttttaatatatagtatatatcatttatgtataatCTTCCCAATGTAAATATATGTTGACAAAAtccttatttcataattttttcccAAAAATGACAAATTACCTTTTTGCATATAACATAGAAGCAACAGTGGTAACTTGCAATTTTTTGTATGTCCCATTTCTCATGTCAAAAAGTGCAAATATAAGCGAAACCGGGAGACGTTAACAAAGCATATATGGGGAGGCACTGTTTGGGAGTGAGAGtcacttacatttttttataagaaCAATACAAGAAACTGGCACAGAGCTTTACATTTTTCGTTGGTACGAAGTCTGTTTCAGagacattaaaaaaatatttggcgtgGGTATAAAACTGGACCCCTTCTTCCTATGGAGCTGTTTTACGCAAAAAGGGGTCTTCGAACCCTGAACTTTTTTTGCACGCAACTCCTCAATTGTAGTTCAGCAATTTTATTTATTacccaaaaattttaattgaagttCTTTATCCTTTTTATTCCTGAAAAGTATTAAATAGCTGAATCCAGACTAAGCCTGCACTTGGAATATGTAAATTTTCCATTCTGTATAGTTGAAGATcgtgtttaatttttacattgtAATGCTTTTTTTTCGATAGAACTTATTTaaaaaagcaacatacaaatatttaaaaacaacaaagtttCATCAGTCATCAGTCCTTATACATAGCTGCATTGGTCTGTGAAAGGCCGGCCTCGAAAATCAGATATACATTTTCAGTGGAGAAAATACGAAAGCAATCTGAAGTAATAAGCTTATTGAACAGGAATCCTTCGCCATTCTATCATCGGTTTCGCAGATAAAGGTGCATCATAATGATTTCAAACCAAACTAAATCCTCCACAATCACCAGAATATTGATAAAACcataaatttgtaactttttgttTTGCCTGCACGCTACTATGCGATATTGGTAGATATCATTGGTGCGAATTGAAAtgttacgttgttgttgttgttgaagtgtTGAAGTGTGAAGATTTTAAGCAATCGAACAATGTTATTAGATACAAGTATTACAAGAGTCATTCAAATATCAAATATTAAATTGTTTACAACTTATTAACGGCTATATCGACTTTATCTCCATCTTCAACATTGTATCCCGATTTGGTATCGATTTCCTGCTTTTCTACACTCTTAGCTTCAGCATTTTTCAATTCGGACCACTTTTCATTGTACTGTTCTTGTGTTAGCAGACTTCGTTTAATAGCTTCACAATCATCAGGTTTTAATAGCACAATAGCTATATACCCTTCTCCTTCCGCGACGGATTCCAAACGTTTTGGCTCATCAACCCATAATGCATTCACTTCAATCAGCTTACTTTGTACACAACTAGGAATCCTATAGGTTTTTCCTTGTTCCGTAGTTAATATGGCTAATGTAGAGTCATGTTGCAAAACCATCCCACCCTTCTTACCTTTACCTTTTACTGTATTTTTGCTGCGATCTGTATTGCCAATATCAAAAGTAAGCGATTTGATGCCCATTTTTATTGCTGGATGCTCTGAAGCCAAACAAATCAAACAAAttcgatttgaatgaaaaagTATTTGATATGGTGCTGGGTCGTTGCCTTCCTTAATGTAGTAATAACGTGTAAAAAATCTATCTACAACACTGGGGTGATTTTCAACCCAGTCTTCGGTTATGGATGGCACTTCAATGCCGCCAATGGATTGTTGTTCATGTTTATAATAATAAGATAACAAAGGATCTGTTTCCGGTAACATTGTATGTGCTTAGTAAAGTCGTTCAATGGATCTCTAAATGAGAAAATTATGATGAAGCCTTCAATCTTTCCTTCAATTGGGCTTGTCTTTCGGCAGCCTTGACTCGATTGGCTGCTGCACGCGCTTGCCGTTCTTTTTTCAGACACTTCAGCACTTGATCATTAATATCGTTGCAAGCACCTAAAAACTTGCTAAACTTTTTCTGAAACAATGACATATAAGTATTCGAAGGATTACACTGGAATGAGTTTGGAAGGCTACTTACCTCGATATGGCAATTGTTAAGTTGTTCGATTAACTTGATACAATCTGGTGTATGCAAATGAGGAGATAGATCCGTATGCATTATTTTTGTATGAAATAGGAACAAAATTTATTctattgtaaactttaccaagtagcgcaactaacagctgatcgctcaaaatttgcacacacacacaaacatcactaatggccatattacggaaatcttagggaaattgaagttaaatttttaaacagacataaaatgttataattttggaatatatagcatctaggacaccttaattgcagtaattggaagaaaatttttgcttatactcaagtatttatttattgtttctaaatttatctttaatattgatacaatgattgttccaatgcaactctggtcttcctactgttcttaaTTCCACTCCATTAGAGTGCCTAtcttcacggcctgcgagtgccttccaccctattcgcaacataacctcaaattAAGATGCCAAActttatagtaaacaatgatttatTCTGTTTTCGTACTTTTGAGCAAATTGAAATGTCAAACTTGAACGAGAAGAGCTACCAAGtagccatggttcaattatatggttggctcatctcatcagctgattttatttatttcattgcatggtagttgggacaaagaggataaatataataagagccgtcactcgttatttttcaagcatttactcgatgtaaactatgaggtagtcgctactttctttttgggcgagatgtttataaatgtcttttatacattttcatcgggtatttgtgtttatttttccgactgtatttaattaattatttaattctctttccaaaaaacacgtttgcataaagtgacaacaccgcatggataaatgaaaggcaattcaaaaatgtccctcataaatagcgaaacaacaaacattatgaaagttcaaaaatccccaaatacgtcaaaaaaaatGTTGTGTAAACGATCAGAataaagctgtagtcattggtgccgtttgtcgtatcgctgtagtcgtatccctaacgtaatcagctgtttatcgttacgatggtaaaccaaaaaccaattggttggctacgatacggctacgaccttagcggcaccaataatcgattgcattgattctcataaggttggtcgaatcagctgttataaggttaccgatacggttaccgataaagcaccattgtctgcagctttaaagccaaattaaacttccttaaccctaacgccatagtcgtaaccatatccatatccataaccatctcaatgtgatcgattaatggtgcgttatcctaaaaatcgtgaaaatttcataaaaatgatgaaaacgcaaaaaattacaaacatattccacaaaaaataagtatcttagtcataacgtatccaaaacaatgaagaaaatctaaaaaaagttattaaattcaccaaatcaaatatttttaggttatggatatggcgagaaaccaaaaaccaattgattgtctatggcgttagcgttatggtatggcaccattaatcgattacattgatttccttcaggtaggttcgatcagctgttttatctggttatggctttatggttataagtcaccattaattcggcctttaagctggagacattggtgctttatcggtaaccgtatcggtaaccttttaacagctgattcgaccaaccttatgagaatcaatgcaatcgattattggtgccgctatggtcgtaaccgtatcgtagccaaccaattgggttttggtttaccgtcgtaacgatacacagctgattacgttagggatacggatacagcgatacgacatacggcaccaatgactccggctttaagggcgaattaatgctgacttataaccataaagccataaccagataaaacagctgatcacacctaccttatagaaatcaatgaaatcgagttagcgttacggtatggcaccattaatcgattacattaatttccataaggtaggttcgatcagctgttttatctggttatggctttatggttataagtcaccattaattcgccctttaggaATCTTTCTTTAAAACGTGCTTGAACACTGTTGCGGTGCAACCCTGTCTGGATACGTCAATCAGCTTCACGCGGTGGTTGTTATCAGCTGTTTACTTAAACAAAAACAAGGAAATTTTAccatcatagtgtacctataccaagtgtgttcactaagcgataaacgtcaaaaatacaaacagcctcgctcacctgatggaaatctcaggtctagagtcgcatttttggtttcaacgacaacatttttgactaccaatcgtatcgactttttcaatttttcaatcattcggcgcactcggtaatggtatccattttgaattcgctgtcattccgaatccagcgagtgcctgtcagaatgcttgacagataagtcaacacacttgtacttgtacactatgtttACCATTCAAATTGAATTCTAAAACACATTATTAGACGCGGTTATTTCCTTTTCAAGTTATGTCTGCTGGCAAGAAGAAGAATCTAAGTGCAATGGAGCAAGATACAGCAAATAATGATTCAGAGAGCTCAAGTGAAGATGAGCCACATCCTGACGCTTATACTGGCAATGAGGTTGgtagaaaaaaaattagaaataggCTAATCGGTTATTATTTGGGttcagttattttataataatattcGAAGGAAGTAGAAATTGATTTCGAGGGACGCGCACCTTCCGATCCTGATTGTCACGGCATATCTCAACTGCTGCAGCGTGTATTTCTGCGTGCACCAATAAACACTATGCAGATGGCAGAAATTATTATTAGTAAGTTCCAGCTATAGTCCAAAAGGTATCAATTTTAATAATTCTTGCATGAAAATTTTAGGTCAAAATTATGTGGGTAGCGTAATTTGTCAATGCGAGCAGGATGGTGCTGAAAGTGATATGGAGGATGATATTGTTGAAGAAGGCACGATATTTGGAATTACCACTGTAATAAATTTGTCTTCAAAGAAGGATGTGCCTTGCATACAACAACTGCATAGCTACATTGTGCAACGTGCGGAAAAGCATGCACCAGATTCCgtattaaagcattttcgtgaAGTTTTGGGAAACGATGGGCGACCAGTAGGCTTTCTGATCAATGAACGTTTCATTAATATTCCAGCTCAAATATCTGTGCCattattagaaaatttgcatAAAGAGGTTCTGGCAGCCAAGCAAAAAGGCATGAAATTCAATTTTATATACTATCTGATGATTGTTAAATTGTTTCGTAAAGAAGCACGCAAGGGCAAACCGGCAGAGGATATATACACAAATGCTGAGGAGGAAGTAATATGTTCTAAAGCAGTAAATTCCTTTGAGTATTCAATTGCAGATGAGTGTGATGTGGGTATGAGTGGAGATTGGTTAGAAGGCGATGCAACATTAACACCATACAGAAAAGTTATTCTATTTGATGCGAAACAATTGCCACAACTAATTGACGGCATACGCAATTTTATTAGTGGAGTATAAATAATGTATAAATGTTAttatagccatcatccggtggcaaaatcctcaatctcaatgatccagagcattcccctTAGAATTGaacgtgagccggagctgtaaaactcactggatgacggcatatATGTATGCAATTACGATAATTAATCTATAGTCTATATAATATACATTTAAATGCATGTATTTTTGATAAATACTACTTCTATTGAAAGAGTATggaataaattgttataatttttattttgttgggtGATATTGTAACCGCAAACTAATAACACTGTAAAATACATATCTAGGCTACGAATATAGCTTTTTATGCGATCAATGTATGTAGGTAAGGACTGCAAAGTCTCCACCGGGCTGAGTATGCTTAAATAAATCTTAGATTCATGCTCAGAATGGCTAGCAATATCTTAAGTGATAAGCACACTGTAATGTTgatcttgtagcgataaggttgatccccgaaggctttggggagtgttatcgatctgatggtcctttgccggatacagatccagtaccatagcaccattaaggcgctagcccgaccgGGAATTAATAGTgccttataaccataaagccataaccagataaaacagctgatcgaacctgccttatggaaatcaatgtaatcgagttagcgttatggtatggcaccattaatcgattacattgatttccttaagtTTGGTTCGATCAGCtcatttatctggttatggctttatggttataagtcaccattaaat contains:
- the LOC137245564 gene encoding protein Abitram-like translates to MLPETDPLLSYYYKHEQQSIGGIEVPSITEDWVENHPSVVDRFFTRYYYIKEGNDPAPYQILFHSNRICLICLASEHPAIKMGIKSLTFDIGNTDRSKNTVKGKGKKGGMVLQHDSTLAILTTEQGKTYRIPSCVQSKLIEVNALWVDEPKRLESVAEGEGYIAIVLLKPDDCEAIKRSLLTQEQYNEKWSELKNAEAKSVEKQEIDTKSGYNVEDGDKVDIAVNKL
- the LOC137245566 gene encoding COX assembly mitochondrial protein 2 homolog; amino-acid sequence: MHTDLSPHLHTPDCIKLIEQLNNCHIEKKFSKFLGACNDINDQVLKCLKKERQARAAANRVKAAERQAQLKERLKASS
- the LOC137245573 gene encoding protein BCCIP homolog, which gives rise to MSAGKKKNLSAMEQDTANNDSESSSEDEPHPDAYTGNEEVEIDFEGRAPSDPDCHGISQLLQRVFLRAPINTMQMAEIIISQNYVGSVICQCEQDGAESDMEDDIVEEGTIFGITTVINLSSKKDVPCIQQLHSYIVQRAEKHAPDSVLKHFREVLGNDGRPVGFLINERFINIPAQISVPLLENLHKEVLAAKQKGMKFNFIYYLMIVKLFRKEARKGKPAEDIYTNAEEEVICSKAVNSFEYSIADECDVGMSGDWLEGDATLTPYRKVILFDAKQLPQLIDGIRNFISGV